A stretch of Acropora muricata isolate sample 2 chromosome 7, ASM3666990v1, whole genome shotgun sequence DNA encodes these proteins:
- the LOC136923537 gene encoding uncharacterized protein isoform X2, with amino-acid sequence MNMNFTLLFETIQTCRHIKLVIWFRRGLSLLLFCSQTKSFANAICSNRSMASKVALLKWLSVFNVAHGLLAIILGIASINVTDFYVGFFGMGVWLGGLMLLTGLAGLSSASHAGNRYRLKIFFTCNVVTIVTMITCNIIIGTVAITHFQFESTVGMDYQNQNNQDNFKAEEDFKTATTGSSNSNTTEMTCADQNFLELAFQSTTSRQQVCDIWNQNCQLPVSFKPPNYADLYPERINNCAGQMCEPMRVCDFQLEPPPAYSPRTPSCSLHSSLPGSPFVLTYSSSVTPKVGQCTVVEQSTCTVTSLTSQTDSVGLPESRDVG; translated from the exons ATGAACATGAACTTTACCTTGCTTTTTGAAACCATTCAAACATGCAGACACATTAAATTGGTGATATGGTTTCGAAGAGGATTGTCATTGCTGCTATTTTGTTCTCAAACTAAGAG TTTCGCAAACGCGATTTGTTCAAATCGCTCGATGGCATCGAAGGTTGCACTTCTCAAATGGTTGTCGGTCTTCAATGTCGCTCATGGACTTTTGGCGATTATTCTCGGAATTGCTTCTATAAACGTTACCGATTTCTACGTAGGATTCTTCGGCATGGGAGTCTGGCTTGGTGGCTTG ATGCTTCTCACCGGTTTAGCAGGCTTGAGCAGTGCTTCACATGCAGGAAACCGCTACAGG cttaaaatatttttcaccTGTAACGTGGTTACCATAGTCACCATGATCACTTGCAATATTATAATCGGCACAGTGGCGATAACACACTTCCAGTTTGAGTCAACTGTTGGCATGGACTATCAGAACCAAAACAATCAAGATAATTTCAAAGCAGAGGAGGATTTTAAG ACAGCTACAACTGGATCAAGCAATAGCAATACGACGGAGATGACTTGCGCAGACCAGAACTTTTTAGAATTAGCGTTTCAAAGCACGACTTCCAGACAGCAGGTTTGCGACATTTGGAACCAGAATTGTCAGCTTCCTGTTTCTTTTAAACCTCCG AATTACGCCGACCTTTACCCTGAAAGAATCAACAACTGCGCAGGCCAAATGTGCGAGCCGATGAGAGTTTGTGACTTTCAACTAGAACCACCACCGGCCTATTCACCAAGAACTCCGTCATGTTCCCTGCATTCCTCTCTTCCTGGTTCTCCTTTTGTTTTAACTTACAGTTCATCCGTAACGCCCAAGGTTGGGCAATGTACAGTAGTTGAACAATCGACATGCACTGTCACGTCTTTAACATCACAAACCGACAGTGTCGGATTACCGGAATCTCGCGATGTCGGCTAA
- the LOC136923537 gene encoding uncharacterized protein isoform X1, with amino-acid sequence MNMNFTLLFETIQTCRHIKLVIWFRRGLSLLLFCSQTKSFANAICSNRSMASKVALLKWLSVFNVAHGLLAIILGIASINVTDFYVGFFGMGVWLGGLMLLTGLAGLSSASHAGNRYRLKIFFTCNVVTIVTMITCNIIIGTVAITHFQFESTVGMDYQNQNNQDNFKAEEDFKARNVAGRTGLTVYGIVMVVITSDVLLNAALVLIFRDLFQTATTGSSNSNTTEMTCADQNFLELAFQSTTSRQQVCDIWNQNCQLPVSFKPPNYADLYPERINNCAGQMCEPMRVCDFQLEPPPAYSPRTPSCSLHSSLPGSPFVLTYSSSVTPKVGQCTVVEQSTCTVTSLTSQTDSVGLPESRDVG; translated from the exons ATGAACATGAACTTTACCTTGCTTTTTGAAACCATTCAAACATGCAGACACATTAAATTGGTGATATGGTTTCGAAGAGGATTGTCATTGCTGCTATTTTGTTCTCAAACTAAGAG TTTCGCAAACGCGATTTGTTCAAATCGCTCGATGGCATCGAAGGTTGCACTTCTCAAATGGTTGTCGGTCTTCAATGTCGCTCATGGACTTTTGGCGATTATTCTCGGAATTGCTTCTATAAACGTTACCGATTTCTACGTAGGATTCTTCGGCATGGGAGTCTGGCTTGGTGGCTTG ATGCTTCTCACCGGTTTAGCAGGCTTGAGCAGTGCTTCACATGCAGGAAACCGCTACAGG cttaaaatatttttcaccTGTAACGTGGTTACCATAGTCACCATGATCACTTGCAATATTATAATCGGCACAGTGGCGATAACACACTTCCAGTTTGAGTCAACTGTTGGCATGGACTATCAGAACCAAAACAATCAAGATAATTTCAAAGCAGAGGAGGATTTTAAGGCGAGGAACGTAGCAGGGAGGACCGGGTTAACTGTGTATGGTATTGTGATGGTTGTGATCACAAGTGATGTATTGCTGAATGCTGCTTTAGTACTGATTTTCCGCGACCTCTTTCAG ACAGCTACAACTGGATCAAGCAATAGCAATACGACGGAGATGACTTGCGCAGACCAGAACTTTTTAGAATTAGCGTTTCAAAGCACGACTTCCAGACAGCAGGTTTGCGACATTTGGAACCAGAATTGTCAGCTTCCTGTTTCTTTTAAACCTCCG AATTACGCCGACCTTTACCCTGAAAGAATCAACAACTGCGCAGGCCAAATGTGCGAGCCGATGAGAGTTTGTGACTTTCAACTAGAACCACCACCGGCCTATTCACCAAGAACTCCGTCATGTTCCCTGCATTCCTCTCTTCCTGGTTCTCCTTTTGTTTTAACTTACAGTTCATCCGTAACGCCCAAGGTTGGGCAATGTACAGTAGTTGAACAATCGACATGCACTGTCACGTCTTTAACATCACAAACCGACAGTGTCGGATTACCGGAATCTCGCGATGTCGGCTAA
- the LOC136923537 gene encoding uncharacterized protein isoform X3: MASKVALLKWLSVFNVAHGLLAIILGIASINVTDFYVGFFGMGVWLGGLMLLTGLAGLSSASHAGNRYRLKIFFTCNVVTIVTMITCNIIIGTVAITHFQFESTVGMDYQNQNNQDNFKAEEDFKARNVAGRTGLTVYGIVMVVITSDVLLNAALVLIFRDLFQTATTGSSNSNTTEMTCADQNFLELAFQSTTSRQQVCDIWNQNCQLPVSFKPPNYADLYPERINNCAGQMCEPMRVCDFQLEPPPAYSPRTPSCSLHSSLPGSPFVLTYSSSVTPKVGQCTVVEQSTCTVTSLTSQTDSVGLPESRDVG, translated from the exons ATGGCATCGAAGGTTGCACTTCTCAAATGGTTGTCGGTCTTCAATGTCGCTCATGGACTTTTGGCGATTATTCTCGGAATTGCTTCTATAAACGTTACCGATTTCTACGTAGGATTCTTCGGCATGGGAGTCTGGCTTGGTGGCTTG ATGCTTCTCACCGGTTTAGCAGGCTTGAGCAGTGCTTCACATGCAGGAAACCGCTACAGG cttaaaatatttttcaccTGTAACGTGGTTACCATAGTCACCATGATCACTTGCAATATTATAATCGGCACAGTGGCGATAACACACTTCCAGTTTGAGTCAACTGTTGGCATGGACTATCAGAACCAAAACAATCAAGATAATTTCAAAGCAGAGGAGGATTTTAAGGCGAGGAACGTAGCAGGGAGGACCGGGTTAACTGTGTATGGTATTGTGATGGTTGTGATCACAAGTGATGTATTGCTGAATGCTGCTTTAGTACTGATTTTCCGCGACCTCTTTCAG ACAGCTACAACTGGATCAAGCAATAGCAATACGACGGAGATGACTTGCGCAGACCAGAACTTTTTAGAATTAGCGTTTCAAAGCACGACTTCCAGACAGCAGGTTTGCGACATTTGGAACCAGAATTGTCAGCTTCCTGTTTCTTTTAAACCTCCG AATTACGCCGACCTTTACCCTGAAAGAATCAACAACTGCGCAGGCCAAATGTGCGAGCCGATGAGAGTTTGTGACTTTCAACTAGAACCACCACCGGCCTATTCACCAAGAACTCCGTCATGTTCCCTGCATTCCTCTCTTCCTGGTTCTCCTTTTGTTTTAACTTACAGTTCATCCGTAACGCCCAAGGTTGGGCAATGTACAGTAGTTGAACAATCGACATGCACTGTCACGTCTTTAACATCACAAACCGACAGTGTCGGATTACCGGAATCTCGCGATGTCGGCTAA